In a genomic window of Myxococcota bacterium:
- a CDS encoding NAD(P)H-dependent glycerol-3-phosphate dehydrogenase, which yields MQLRVAVLGGGSWGTTVATLASHNAPTTLWARRPEVVQEINEAHTNARYLPDAELPRTLRATDSIEEAVRDADVLVMGVPSQSVRSTLAEVKKFLRPWVPIVSLAKGLEQDSHLRMTEVIQQEVPDHLAGVLTGPNLAREIMSGFAAASVIAIDDARVARQIQRVFHSGLFRVYTNQDVVGCELGGALKNVIAIATGMGDGLGVGDNTRAAVITRGLAELTRLGVAMGGQAGTFAGLAGMGDLIATCVSPQSRNRHVGEQLGRGRTIDEIIEEMHMVAEGVKTSKVVLELADRHHVELPIASEVKGVVHDGHTAEQAYRGLTRRMPGAETDDG from the coding sequence GTGCAGCTGCGGGTCGCGGTGCTGGGAGGGGGATCGTGGGGCACGACCGTGGCGACGCTGGCGTCCCACAACGCGCCCACCACCTTGTGGGCGCGCCGCCCCGAAGTGGTGCAGGAGATCAACGAAGCCCACACCAACGCCCGCTACCTCCCCGACGCCGAGTTGCCCCGCACCCTGCGCGCGACCGATTCGATCGAAGAGGCGGTGCGCGACGCGGACGTCCTCGTGATGGGGGTTCCGTCCCAGAGCGTGCGCAGCACCCTGGCCGAAGTGAAGAAGTTCCTGCGCCCCTGGGTCCCGATCGTGAGCCTCGCAAAGGGTCTCGAGCAGGACAGCCACCTGCGCATGACCGAGGTGATCCAGCAGGAGGTGCCGGACCATCTGGCGGGCGTGCTCACCGGGCCGAATCTCGCACGCGAGATCATGTCCGGCTTCGCGGCGGCGAGTGTGATCGCGATCGACGACGCGCGCGTCGCCCGGCAGATCCAGCGGGTGTTCCACTCCGGGCTCTTCCGCGTCTACACCAACCAGGACGTGGTGGGTTGCGAACTCGGCGGTGCGCTCAAGAACGTGATCGCGATCGCGACGGGCATGGGCGACGGACTCGGCGTCGGCGACAACACCCGCGCCGCGGTGATCACCCGCGGCCTCGCCGAGCTGACCCGGCTCGGCGTCGCGATGGGCGGTCAGGCCGGGACCTTTGCCGGCCTCGCGGGCATGGGCGACCTGATCGCCACCTGCGTCAGCCCCCAGAGCCGCAACCGCCACGTCGGCGAGCAGCTCGGCCGCGGTCGCACCATCGACGAGATCATCGAAGAGATGCACATGGTGGCCGAGGGCGTGAAGACCTCGAAGGTGGTCCTCGAACTCGCCGACCGACACCACGTCGAGCTGCCGATCGCCAGCGAGGTGAAGGGCGTCGTCCATGACGGCCACACCGCCGAGCAGGCCTACCGCGGCCTCACCCGACGCATGCCCGGCGCCGAAACGGACGACGGTTAG
- a CDS encoding HAD-IB family hydrolase, translating into MSVLYDKLTQEIRESPSGPKVGAFFDVDRTLLAGFSAVSFMRERITSGRAGPQELAQSLLGTLSFALGRTGFSGFVAAHTAAYRGLEESSLDELGQEVFDKHLATEIYPESRALVRAHQERGHTVAIVSSATPYQVDPVARSLGVEHVLCTRLEVEDGTLTGRVIHPTCFGRGKLTSAEQLAEDHDIDLDASFFYTDSIDDLPLLENVGHPRPTNPDRPLAQIAKERRWPVRRFHSRGTPDLETIGRTALAYASLVPSVLTGLGVGLLNRSHRDAVNTTGSLWADLSTALAGVDLRVDGEEHLWSHRPAVFIFNHQSGLDAPLMMKMIRRDVTGIAKQEIKSNPVFGPLFSAAGVVFVDRSNTRKAIDAMEPALEALKQGRSIAIAPEGTRQPTPHLGAFKKGAFHLAMQAGVPIVPVVFRNVLDALPKNALVIHPATVEAVVLPPVDTSGWTVENLDEEIAAVRDQYLEVLEG; encoded by the coding sequence GTGTCCGTGCTCTACGACAAGCTGACCCAAGAGATTCGCGAGAGTCCGAGCGGCCCGAAGGTCGGCGCGTTCTTCGACGTCGACCGGACGCTGCTCGCGGGTTTCTCCGCCGTCTCTTTCATGCGCGAGCGCATCACCAGCGGTCGCGCGGGCCCGCAAGAGCTCGCCCAATCCCTGCTCGGGACGCTGTCCTTCGCCCTGGGGCGCACGGGCTTCTCGGGGTTCGTCGCCGCCCACACCGCGGCCTATCGGGGCCTCGAAGAGAGCTCCCTGGATGAACTCGGCCAGGAAGTCTTCGACAAGCACCTCGCCACCGAGATCTACCCCGAGTCGCGTGCGCTCGTCCGCGCGCATCAGGAGCGCGGTCACACGGTGGCGATCGTGTCCTCGGCCACTCCCTATCAGGTGGACCCGGTGGCGCGCAGCCTCGGCGTGGAACACGTGCTGTGCACCCGGCTCGAAGTCGAAGACGGCACCCTCACCGGCCGCGTCATCCACCCGACCTGCTTCGGGCGCGGGAAGCTGACGTCGGCGGAGCAGCTCGCCGAGGACCACGACATCGATCTCGACGCGAGCTTCTTCTACACGGACAGCATCGACGACCTGCCGCTCCTCGAGAACGTCGGCCATCCGCGTCCCACCAACCCCGATCGTCCCCTTGCCCAGATCGCGAAGGAACGCCGTTGGCCCGTGCGCCGCTTCCACAGCCGTGGCACGCCCGATCTCGAGACCATCGGCCGCACCGCGCTCGCCTACGCCAGCCTCGTGCCGTCGGTGCTCACCGGGCTGGGCGTGGGGCTGCTGAACCGTTCCCACCGCGACGCGGTGAACACCACCGGATCGCTCTGGGCGGATCTCTCCACGGCGTTGGCGGGCGTGGACCTGCGCGTGGATGGCGAAGAGCATCTCTGGTCCCACCGTCCGGCCGTGTTCATCTTCAACCACCAGAGTGGGCTCGACGCGCCCCTCATGATGAAGATGATCCGCCGCGACGTCACGGGTATCGCGAAGCAGGAGATCAAGTCCAACCCGGTCTTCGGCCCGCTCTTCTCGGCCGCCGGCGTGGTGTTCGTCGACCGTTCGAACACGCGCAAGGCGATCGACGCGATGGAGCCGGCACTCGAAGCGCTGAAACAAGGGCGTTCGATCGCGATCGCGCCCGAGGGAACCCGTCAGCCGACGCCGCACCTCGGAGCTTTCAAGAAAGGCGCCTTCCACCTGGCCATGCAGGCCGGTGTGCCGATCGTGCCCGTCGTGTTCCGCAACGTGCTCGACGCGCTCCCGAAGAACGCCCTGGTGATCCACCCCGCGACCGTCGAGGCCGTCGTGCTGCCGCCGGTCGATACCAGCGGCTGGACCGTCGAGAACCTCGACGAGGAGATCGCGGCGGTCCGCGATCAATACCTGGAAGTCTTGGAGGGCTAG
- a CDS encoding aspartate aminotransferase family protein produces MEIPKQGWSRDQVFTQLERYREHDTPWREGRTWAYVYDPGPEAEGVIKDAFASYLSENGLDPTAFPSALQMENEVVAMAAHHLSGDAETVGSFTSGGTESLILAVKAARDWAREQRPEVGVPEMVLPETAHASFQKAGHYLGVKPVLVPVDPETFRADPNAVRDAITDNTVLLVGSAISYAHGVVDPIRELGAIALEHDLLLHVDGCMGGFLLPYFQRLGAPVPDFDFRVPGVTSISMDLHKYAFAAKGASTILYRDKALRRYQMYACSNWSGYTVINPTVQSTKSAGPIAGAWAALHFIGDDGYLDITRKVKQATDEIVTAVDAMPELRILGRPDMNLVAFAGEGVSVFHIADEMKERNWYVQPQLSFRDSPENIHLSINPESVKWVKPMLDDLRVSTDAAKQLPSGELAPKIQEAFGNLAPEDLTEDVFAGMLAMAGVTGSALPGRMAEINEVLNALPVPLRERLLVEYLNELYRAPGV; encoded by the coding sequence GTGGAGATTCCGAAACAGGGTTGGAGCCGCGACCAGGTCTTCACGCAGCTCGAGCGCTACCGCGAGCACGACACGCCGTGGCGCGAAGGGCGCACCTGGGCCTACGTCTACGATCCAGGCCCCGAGGCCGAGGGCGTCATCAAGGACGCCTTCGCGAGCTACCTCTCCGAGAACGGTCTCGACCCGACCGCCTTCCCGAGCGCGCTCCAGATGGAGAACGAGGTGGTCGCGATGGCCGCCCACCATCTCTCGGGCGACGCGGAAACCGTCGGCAGCTTCACGAGTGGCGGCACCGAGAGCCTGATCCTCGCGGTGAAGGCAGCGCGCGACTGGGCCCGCGAACAGCGCCCGGAGGTCGGGGTGCCCGAGATGGTGCTGCCCGAGACCGCGCACGCGTCGTTCCAGAAGGCCGGGCACTACCTCGGCGTGAAGCCGGTGCTGGTGCCCGTCGATCCCGAGACCTTCCGCGCCGACCCGAACGCGGTGCGCGACGCGATCACCGACAACACGGTGCTCCTCGTCGGATCTGCGATCTCTTATGCCCACGGTGTGGTCGACCCGATCCGCGAGCTCGGTGCGATCGCGCTCGAGCACGACCTTCTGCTTCACGTCGACGGCTGCATGGGGGGCTTCCTGCTTCCCTACTTCCAGCGGCTCGGCGCGCCCGTACCCGACTTCGACTTCCGCGTGCCGGGCGTCACCTCGATCTCGATGGACCTCCACAAGTACGCCTTCGCAGCCAAAGGCGCCTCGACGATCCTCTACCGCGACAAGGCGCTGCGGCGCTACCAGATGTACGCCTGCTCGAACTGGAGCGGCTACACGGTGATCAACCCGACGGTGCAGAGCACGAAGTCGGCGGGACCGATCGCCGGAGCCTGGGCCGCGCTGCACTTCATCGGTGACGACGGCTATCTCGACATCACCCGCAAGGTGAAGCAGGCCACCGATGAGATCGTCACCGCCGTCGACGCCATGCCCGAGCTGCGCATCCTCGGCCGGCCGGACATGAACCTGGTGGCCTTCGCCGGCGAAGGCGTGAGCGTCTTCCACATCGCCGACGAGATGAAGGAGCGCAACTGGTACGTCCAGCCCCAGCTCTCCTTCCGCGACTCGCCCGAGAACATCCACCTCTCGATCAACCCCGAGAGCGTGAAGTGGGTGAAGCCGATGCTCGACGATCTCCGCGTCAGCACCGACGCGGCGAAACAGCTCCCGAGCGGTGAGCTCGCTCCGAAGATCCAGGAGGCTTTCGGGAACCTCGCCCCCGAGGACCTCACCGAAGATGTCTTCGCCGGGATGCTCGCGATGGCGGGCGTGACCGGGAGTGCACTACCGGGACGCATGGCCGAGATCAACGAGGTCTTGAACGCCCTGCCCGTTCCACTGCGCGAGCGACTCCTCGTCGAATACCTGAACGAGCTCTACCGCGCGCCTGGGGTCTAG
- a CDS encoding MarR family transcriptional regulator produces MARRSAKTPQSRRETSHELARELGRSCLLFRARALSRKLTSLYDDAVRPLGLKSTQVNVMTVIGLREGEARLTTLAQMLSLEPSSLSRIVRVMERNGWVESRPDPEDERARRIRLTDAGVSLYAQAVERWRESQEEARTLLGADGALLFTQLANDTLFPRAPGSV; encoded by the coding sequence GTGGCCCGACGTTCCGCCAAGACCCCGCAGTCCAGGAGAGAGACCTCGCATGAGCTCGCGCGCGAGCTGGGTCGTTCGTGCCTGCTTTTCCGCGCGCGGGCGCTATCCCGGAAGCTCACGTCGCTCTACGACGACGCGGTGCGCCCGCTCGGACTCAAGTCGACCCAGGTGAACGTCATGACTGTGATCGGCTTGCGCGAGGGCGAAGCGCGGCTCACCACCCTGGCCCAGATGCTCTCGCTCGAGCCCTCGTCCCTCTCTCGGATCGTGCGCGTCATGGAGCGCAACGGCTGGGTCGAGTCCCGCCCCGATCCCGAAGACGAACGCGCCCGCCGGATCCGCCTGACCGACGCGGGTGTGTCGCTTTATGCCCAGGCCGTCGAGCGCTGGCGCGAGTCCCAGGAAGAGGCTCGCACGCTGCTCGGCGCCGACGGTGCCCTGCTCTTCACCCAACTCGCCAACGACACCCTGTTCCCTCGCGCGCCCGGATCGGTATGA
- a CDS encoding efflux RND transporter periplasmic adaptor subunit: MSLRQRGALLGALFFLAGAGALGLRSGGAAPPSDSSATSLAVRVAPARIEAGYTSDQRFVGRVEFAQTAELSFELAGKLAALRVDEGDRVAPGDVLAELDTARLRARRTELVAARREAQAQLELARLRDRRARALVSEDVISPQQGDDARLEAAARRASVARVRAQIASLDVDLEKSQLRAPFAGEVAARHVDSGVVVDPGAPVLRLLESARPEVRVGVSPEVAAALASGEAVTVAIHDVPIEGSVIAVLPERRSETRTVAVRIALPDASETDATFREGDLAELRWQRPVDTPGFWLPRSALTEGTRGLWAVYVAAPGESESQHRRLARRPVEVLHESNRRVFVRGAIEAGEDVVQEGVHRLVPDQHVRVAGGDPS, from the coding sequence ATGTCACTACGACAGCGGGGCGCCCTGCTCGGCGCTCTCTTCTTTCTCGCCGGAGCCGGCGCGCTCGGGTTGCGCAGCGGCGGGGCAGCTCCCCCCTCTGACTCCAGCGCCACGTCGCTCGCCGTCCGCGTCGCCCCCGCACGCATCGAGGCGGGCTACACGAGCGACCAACGCTTCGTGGGTCGCGTGGAGTTCGCCCAGACAGCCGAGCTGAGCTTCGAGCTCGCTGGAAAGCTCGCGGCGCTGCGCGTCGACGAGGGCGACCGCGTCGCGCCCGGGGACGTCCTCGCCGAGCTGGATACGGCGCGTCTGCGGGCACGCCGCACCGAACTGGTGGCTGCGCGTCGCGAAGCCCAGGCCCAGCTCGAGCTGGCGCGGCTACGCGACCGCCGCGCCCGGGCGCTCGTTTCCGAAGACGTGATCTCTCCCCAGCAGGGTGACGACGCCCGGCTCGAAGCCGCTGCTCGGCGCGCTTCGGTGGCGCGGGTGCGCGCTCAGATCGCGAGCCTCGACGTCGATCTCGAGAAGTCTCAGCTACGCGCGCCCTTCGCCGGCGAAGTGGCGGCACGCCACGTCGACTCGGGCGTGGTGGTCGACCCGGGAGCACCGGTGCTCCGCCTGCTCGAGAGCGCCCGACCCGAAGTGCGCGTGGGCGTCTCCCCCGAAGTCGCGGCGGCGCTGGCGTCGGGAGAGGCCGTGACGGTGGCCATTCACGACGTGCCGATCGAAGGAAGTGTGATCGCGGTGCTGCCCGAGCGCCGCAGCGAGACGCGCACCGTCGCCGTCCGCATCGCGCTTCCCGACGCCTCCGAGACCGACGCGACGTTCCGGGAGGGCGACCTCGCCGAGCTGCGTTGGCAGCGACCGGTCGACACCCCGGGCTTCTGGTTGCCCCGCAGCGCGTTGACCGAAGGGACGCGCGGGCTCTGGGCCGTCTACGTGGCCGCGCCCGGCGAGTCCGAATCGCAGCATCGCCGCCTCGCGCGACGCCCGGTCGAGGTGCTTCACGAGAGCAACCGGCGCGTCTTCGTACGCGGGGCCATCGAGGCCGGGGAAGACGTCGTACAGGAAGGCGTCCACCGGCTCGTTCCCGATCAGCACGTGCGCGTGGCGGGGGGCGACCCGTCGTGA
- a CDS encoding efflux RND transporter permease subunit, producing MITRPAESLLRNRHLIVMVLLVMLAAGGSSMLSLPVTEDPRITGRNPLVLTALPGASPERVEALVSEKIEEKLKEIAEIREVDSTSRAGISIVSITLHDDVYDNDEVFAEIRDQLAAAVPELPAEAGAPVFDEKRGATAFSLIVALTSRDEALLGILSRLSEDLADRLRAVPGTELVRLYGEPEEEFTALVDDDELAALGLTPADVAAALRAADAKTPSGRLRGASSDLVLEVQGELDSLARVREVPLRRASDGALVRVGDVAEITRRWREPASETALYEGDRSVFVAARMEPGERAGAWAERSRAIVAEFETEVGGPIAQHIVFDQSHYTTERLGSLGANLLLGAAVVMVVVLLTLGLRAGLVVGAALPLTVALALFGLLLTGGSLQQMSIFGMMMALGLLIDNAIVVVDEVSARLQRGDERDQAVTGAVRHLFGPLFASTLTTVLAFAPIPLLIGNVGDFVGPIGVSVILALVASFAISMSLVPALAGLFLRRPEPGERARRWWHHGLQLPRIAALSRTALDAGLRRPWRALAVAAALPALGFAVAPLLGSQFFPAVDRNMFDVQVWLPRGTSLEHTRAVTAEIEARIRRHDEVKRVAWLVGGSFPSVFYNLVMNRDDAAYYARGMVETGTAAEVKALLPVLQAEIDRQVPSAQVVMRPFGQGPPVEAEVEFEIVGPSLPVLQALGEEVRSRLIERPEVLHTKTSLESGAPKLWVDVDEDEARLAGLSLRDVARQLEHRLEGRTGGSVREGYEELPVRVRTVDATRRNRGGLANTALLGEARGEWLPLSALGGLTLRPELGGITRCEGERCNRVQAYLRPGTLPIEVSNALLERLDASGFTLPTGYTLRTAGSSKEQQKSISSLLRYAPVLGVLMIATVVLSFRSGLLAAVLFAVAGLSAGVGLLATWIAGFPFSFNSILGIAGLIGVALNDSIVVLAAIREDPRALRGERSAIVDAVLGCGRHVTSTTLTTIGGFLPLLVFVGGDFWPPLAVVLAGGVAGATLLAVLFVPASYVLLVGRRVRPAVEPVPTGGTRPLEAAA from the coding sequence GTGATCACGCGTCCCGCCGAATCGTTGCTGCGCAACCGCCACCTGATCGTGATGGTGCTGCTGGTGATGCTCGCCGCCGGTGGCAGCTCGATGCTGTCGCTCCCGGTCACCGAAGACCCGCGCATCACTGGACGCAACCCGCTGGTGCTCACCGCCCTTCCGGGTGCTTCGCCGGAGCGGGTCGAGGCGTTGGTCTCGGAGAAGATCGAAGAGAAGCTCAAGGAGATCGCGGAAATCCGGGAGGTCGACTCGACCTCGCGCGCGGGCATCTCGATCGTCTCGATCACGCTCCACGACGACGTCTACGACAACGACGAAGTCTTCGCCGAGATCCGCGACCAACTCGCCGCCGCGGTGCCCGAGCTGCCCGCCGAAGCCGGCGCGCCGGTCTTCGACGAGAAGCGCGGTGCCACCGCCTTCTCGCTGATCGTGGCGCTCACCAGTCGAGACGAGGCCTTGCTCGGCATCTTGTCTCGGCTCTCGGAGGACCTGGCCGACCGGCTGCGCGCCGTTCCCGGGACCGAGCTGGTCCGTCTCTACGGCGAGCCCGAAGAGGAGTTCACCGCACTCGTCGACGATGACGAGCTCGCCGCGCTGGGCCTCACACCGGCCGACGTCGCGGCGGCGCTCCGCGCCGCGGATGCGAAGACACCCAGTGGTCGATTGCGAGGCGCGAGCAGCGACCTGGTCCTGGAGGTGCAGGGCGAACTCGATTCTCTCGCGCGCGTGCGCGAGGTTCCACTGCGACGCGCGTCCGACGGCGCGCTGGTTCGGGTCGGCGACGTCGCGGAGATCACGCGCCGCTGGCGGGAGCCCGCGAGCGAGACTGCGCTCTACGAAGGCGACCGCTCCGTTTTCGTCGCGGCGCGGATGGAGCCGGGCGAGCGCGCGGGAGCCTGGGCCGAACGCTCGCGCGCGATCGTGGCGGAGTTCGAGACGGAAGTCGGCGGACCCATCGCGCAGCACATCGTCTTCGACCAGAGCCACTACACCACCGAACGACTCGGATCGCTGGGCGCCAACCTGCTGCTCGGCGCCGCGGTGGTCATGGTCGTGGTGCTGCTCACCCTCGGCTTGCGCGCCGGCCTGGTGGTGGGGGCAGCCCTGCCTCTCACGGTGGCCCTTGCGCTCTTCGGGCTGCTGTTGACCGGGGGCTCGCTCCAGCAGATGTCGATCTTCGGGATGATGATGGCGCTGGGCCTGCTCATCGACAACGCGATCGTCGTCGTCGACGAGGTGAGTGCACGCCTGCAACGCGGCGACGAGCGCGACCAGGCCGTAACGGGCGCCGTGCGGCACCTGTTCGGTCCGCTGTTCGCCTCGACGCTGACGACGGTGCTCGCCTTCGCTCCGATCCCGCTCCTGATCGGCAACGTCGGCGACTTCGTCGGGCCGATCGGCGTCTCGGTGATCCTGGCGCTGGTGGCCTCCTTCGCGATCTCGATGAGCCTCGTGCCGGCGCTGGCCGGGCTCTTCCTGCGGCGGCCCGAGCCCGGCGAGCGCGCAAGGCGCTGGTGGCACCATGGGCTCCAGCTGCCACGGATCGCGGCCCTCAGCCGCACGGCCCTCGATGCAGGGCTGCGCCGCCCTTGGCGCGCCCTCGCCGTCGCCGCCGCGCTCCCCGCCCTGGGCTTCGCCGTTGCGCCGCTGCTCGGCAGCCAGTTCTTTCCGGCGGTCGATCGCAACATGTTCGACGTCCAGGTGTGGCTGCCGCGAGGCACCTCCCTCGAGCACACCCGCGCCGTCACCGCAGAGATCGAGGCGCGCATTCGGCGCCATGACGAAGTGAAGCGCGTGGCCTGGCTGGTGGGAGGGAGCTTCCCGAGCGTCTTCTACAACCTGGTGATGAACCGGGACGATGCGGCCTATTACGCCCGCGGCATGGTCGAGACGGGCACGGCCGCCGAGGTGAAGGCACTGTTGCCCGTGCTTCAGGCCGAGATCGACCGCCAGGTGCCCTCGGCCCAGGTGGTGATGCGTCCCTTCGGGCAGGGCCCCCCGGTGGAGGCCGAGGTCGAGTTCGAGATCGTCGGGCCCAGTCTGCCCGTGCTCCAGGCACTCGGTGAAGAGGTCCGCAGTCGCTTGATCGAGCGACCCGAGGTGCTGCACACGAAGACGTCGCTCGAGAGTGGGGCGCCGAAGCTGTGGGTGGACGTCGACGAGGACGAAGCGCGGCTCGCCGGGCTCTCGCTCCGCGACGTCGCGCGCCAACTCGAGCACCGCCTCGAGGGCCGGACCGGAGGATCGGTGCGCGAGGGCTACGAGGAGCTGCCCGTGCGCGTTCGAACCGTCGACGCCACGCGGCGCAACCGGGGGGGCCTCGCGAACACCGCACTCCTCGGCGAGGCGCGCGGCGAATGGCTGCCGCTGAGCGCCCTCGGTGGTCTGACGCTACGGCCCGAGCTGGGTGGTATCACGCGTTGCGAAGGCGAACGCTGCAACCGCGTGCAGGCCTACCTGCGACCGGGAACCTTGCCCATCGAGGTCTCGAACGCGCTGCTCGAACGGCTCGACGCTTCGGGGTTCACCCTGCCCACCGGCTACACCCTGCGCACGGCCGGCAGCTCCAAGGAGCAGCAGAAGTCGATCTCGAGCCTGCTGCGTTACGCGCCGGTGCTGGGCGTGCTGATGATCGCCACCGTCGTGCTGTCGTTCCGGAGCGGTTTGCTCGCCGCGGTGCTCTTCGCGGTGGCCGGTCTCTCGGCCGGTGTCGGATTGTTGGCCACCTGGATTGCCGGGTTCCCGTTCAGCTTCAACTCCATTTTGGGGATCGCCGGCCTGATCGGCGTGGCGCTCAACGATTCGATCGTCGTGCTCGCTGCGATCCGCGAGGACCCACGCGCCCTACGCGGGGAGCGCAGCGCGATCGTCGACGCGGTGCTCGGCTGCGGGCGACACGTCACCTCGACCACCCTCACGACCATCGGCGGTTTCCTGCCGCTGCTCGTGTTCGTCGGCGGAGACTTCTGGCCGCCGCTCGCGGTGGTGCTGGCCGGGGGAGTCGCCGGAGCGACACTGCTTGCCGTGCTCTTCGTCCCGGCGAGCTACGTGCTGCTGGTGGGCCGCAGGGTGAGGCCCGCCGTCGAACCCGTGCCGACCGGTGGGACCCGCCCGCTCGAGGCCGCCGCCTAG
- a CDS encoding ArsA-related P-loop ATPase, whose translation MTNHAAEMQALLHDRRIVVVCGAGGVGKTTTSASLALAAARAGRRVLVITIDPSKRLAQTLGVSPNDRDPTLLSPERLRAVGIDPPGSLSAWMLDPQAVSDEMVRRISSDASSAQQLLGNRVYRHITSMIAGMQEYMAVEALQGFVADERYDLIVLDTPPSRDALRFLDAPSRAGAFLDRRVLRLFLPSSENRLRQAATRVFERLLDLAFGERARAEIQQFFVLFEHVLLHLSRSQGDMRAFFGGPQVAFLLVSSPTAAAQEEARYFAKRTRELELPLAGTVLNRSRAWTVDRPLPSEAYPDLEKSKAPDALVRALAKLDPLARAEADSARRHQALETELGARKGAGFVLALPELPETASELEGLGALAAAFERA comes from the coding sequence ATGACGAACCACGCTGCAGAGATGCAGGCGTTGCTGCACGACCGGCGCATCGTCGTCGTGTGCGGTGCGGGTGGCGTCGGGAAGACGACCACGTCCGCCTCGCTGGCCCTGGCGGCGGCCCGCGCCGGAAGGCGCGTGCTCGTGATCACGATCGATCCGAGCAAGCGCCTGGCGCAGACGCTGGGCGTCTCGCCCAACGACCGCGACCCCACGCTGCTCTCCCCCGAGCGGCTGCGCGCGGTCGGCATCGATCCGCCCGGCAGCCTGTCCGCTTGGATGCTCGATCCCCAGGCCGTGTCGGACGAGATGGTGCGTCGGATCTCGAGCGACGCCTCGAGCGCGCAGCAGCTGCTGGGCAATCGCGTCTACCGACACATCACCTCGATGATCGCGGGCATGCAGGAGTACATGGCGGTCGAGGCCCTGCAGGGCTTCGTCGCAGACGAGCGCTACGACCTGATCGTCCTGGACACCCCGCCGTCGCGCGACGCGTTGCGCTTTCTGGACGCGCCGTCGCGAGCCGGTGCCTTCCTCGACCGACGCGTGCTGCGCCTCTTTCTCCCGTCCTCGGAGAATCGCCTGCGCCAGGCCGCGACCCGGGTCTTCGAGCGCCTCCTCGACCTCGCCTTCGGAGAGCGCGCGAGGGCGGAGATCCAGCAGTTCTTCGTACTCTTCGAGCACGTGCTCCTGCATCTGTCTCGCAGCCAGGGAGACATGCGTGCGTTCTTCGGTGGTCCGCAGGTGGCCTTCCTGCTCGTATCGTCGCCGACGGCGGCCGCGCAGGAAGAGGCGCGCTACTTCGCGAAGCGGACGCGCGAGCTCGAGCTCCCGCTCGCCGGCACCGTTCTGAATCGAAGCCGGGCGTGGACCGTCGATCGGCCGCTTCCTTCGGAGGCCTACCCAGACCTCGAGAAGTCGAAGGCGCCGGACGCCCTCGTACGCGCGCTCGCGAAGCTCGATCCCCTGGCCCGCGCCGAAGCCGACAGCGCGCGCCGACACCAGGCGCTCGAGACGGAGTTGGGCGCACGAAAGGGCGCGGGCTTCGTGCTCGCGTTGCCCGAGCTGCCGGAGACCGCATCCGAACTCGAAGGGTTGGGCGCGCTCGCCGCGGCATTCGAACGCGCCTGA
- a CDS encoding ArsA-related P-loop ATPase has protein sequence MTQDLHAGLSHRIHLVTGKGGVGRTTVAAALATLAAQRGKRVLVCEIGDPEGGPSPLGRLFGREQLTPDPEPLGPERLFGCHVWATRGHELFAHSVVPAGPLIRTALRSKTLRKFVAAVPSLYELGVFFHLLTLLKETREDGAPQHEVIVADMPATGQTLALTSLPEILLDALPDGPIPRYMREGQSYLNDPAQCAAWVVTLPEILPVTEAEELIEGLRATHVQPAGVFLNRVPEDPFDAEERAALEELLAREEIHGELAFRRTSLARDARRRLVEASDLPVVELPDHPDLSANDTDALQKALVARLGERLDRSPS, from the coding sequence GTGACGCAGGATCTTCACGCTGGGCTCTCCCACCGCATCCACCTCGTGACGGGGAAGGGAGGCGTGGGCCGCACGACGGTGGCGGCGGCGCTCGCCACGTTGGCGGCCCAGCGCGGCAAGCGGGTGCTGGTTTGTGAGATCGGCGATCCCGAGGGAGGGCCTTCGCCGCTCGGGCGGTTGTTCGGCCGCGAGCAGCTGACTCCCGACCCCGAGCCGCTCGGACCCGAACGGCTCTTCGGCTGTCACGTCTGGGCCACGCGCGGTCACGAGCTCTTCGCCCACAGCGTGGTCCCGGCGGGCCCCTTGATCCGGACCGCACTGCGCTCGAAGACCCTGCGCAAGTTCGTCGCTGCCGTGCCTTCCCTCTACGAGCTCGGGGTCTTCTTCCACCTGCTGACGCTCCTGAAGGAAACGCGCGAAGACGGAGCACCCCAGCACGAGGTGATCGTCGCCGACATGCCCGCGACCGGTCAGACGCTGGCGCTGACGAGTCTGCCGGAGATCCTGCTCGACGCGCTCCCCGACGGACCGATCCCGCGCTACATGCGCGAGGGCCAGTCGTACCTGAACGACCCGGCGCAGTGCGCGGCCTGGGTGGTCACGCTTCCCGAGATCCTCCCGGTGACCGAGGCGGAGGAACTCATCGAGGGATTGCGCGCCACCCACGTTCAGCCGGCAGGCGTCTTCCTGAATCGCGTGCCCGAGGATCCTTTCGATGCCGAGGAGCGCGCGGCGCTCGAGGAGCTCCTCGCCCGCGAAGAGATCCACGGCGAACTGGCCTTCCGTCGCACCAGCCTGGCCCGGGACGCGCGGCGTCGTCTCGTCGAGGCGAGCGACCTTCCCGTGGTCGAGCTCCCGGACCACCCCGACCTCTCCGCGAACGATACGGATGCACTGCAGAAGGCCCTCGTGGCGCGGCTCGGCGAGCGCCTGGATCGGAGCCCGTCATGA